The DNA segment TTTTGCCCAACAAcaatttttgaaagaaaagtgattttgaTAATAACAAATATAATTTCGGTAATATGAAATCACAACCAAGCATACATTTATACGAAAAATGTCCTATACTATGTGCTCGTCTCTCTATTTATCGTATGACACGTTAACATACTTTTAAATAGAGTGGAGTCCATATGAAGTCCActcatatttacaaaattaatttataatgtgGAACAAAGAGAGTATTGAAGGCTATTTGGGAATCCgtaatgaaataaatttggATTGTAATGTAATCCAAAACTCATTTTTAGATTGAGCGTTTTGGGCTCGATTTgtaataataaaatcatttcATTCCGACAGTTTTTAGTCTAACCCTCTTTCCTACTATTTTGACGTTTCATGATTTCATTTATGTTATGTCCTCGATTTTTCACACATTTCAACACTCCTTTTATTATCATAGTCATGATTACATTCCAATCTCTCAAATAGTGTCTTATAGTATTACGAGAATAGTAAAAACTTTGTACATTGCAAAAGCGGGACTTGAAAATTTGAAAGGTTTAGAAAAGAGGGCAATAAATTTGTATCCTTAGTGTGATGTGAATGGCATTAATAAATTTCTGAAAGCTTGTTGAAATTGTTATGGATCTTTGTCTCTTTCATAAATACCCAACGCCATGGAccatctctttctttctttttcttcataaactttctaTTTTGTAGTGCTGTGGCAATGGTACCCCATCAAGTATTAAAACCAGGAACCTACATATAATAGGAGTTATTGTGGCAGAGAACATACAGAATATGTATTCTCagaactttattcatatacagGGAATAAATCTTTTTATGCCACAcctatgttttgttttttggatTTACCCGATTGattctaaaatgattaaaatcatttttatcatacatattttttttagttaaaaatcaatttcatgtTCGAATATAAACTGGTATTCTCATACCAATATAGATTAGATTTTGAATCAatcaaaatatgtttttttgaCCAGGACGtttaaaagagaataaaaaaagaCGTTAGAAATTTGAATATACTCAGCCAATttgttgaattaaaagaaattcataaaatatgattttatatgGTTTGATTTTACGATTTTGATTCAAATTTCAACCAATAAAAATATAAGTAAAGTGATTTTGATCATTCCAAAATTACTTCTACACATGCGAACAACtatattgaatatttttattGCAATGTTTCATAAGGGGTGGAAGCTGTAAGGCAGGGAATCACATTGAATTTGATCATATGTTCAAGGTTTGATTAACGTGGTACCTATGAGGCAGCCACATTTCTTTCTTTAAGGTTTCATTAATGTCGTGGTCGAATTTCTCTATCTGTCTCACACCACATCCATCACTCTTTAATACACACAATAGATAACAGAAACTAAAAGTAATGTAGTAATGTAGTTCTAGGaaatttaaatatctaatattttaCATTTGGTTTTGAAATATATGCAAACCTTCAAAATTAGTTtacattataaaaatatatcctACAACTTTATCCTTCAACAttatctttaatctttcataaACATCTTATAATTCTACTTCAAGTAAAAATCTcctttaaaatttctaataaaaattGGAAGTACTTGTAATGATGCAACACTAGTCTAGAACATAAATTTCTAGGTCTTAATTTTCATATGAAATTTTATATAGATTTACTCCAAAAGCAAGTTTAAAACATTATAAATTAGGCTAATGTGGTAACTTTTGAAAAAAGTacgaatgtttttttttttaaaacaaatgataaaatttaaagattttcTTTGTAGAAAAATATTCGGATGTAGGTTGCACCCATCTTTGTACAGCTCAACCAAGTGTCCAATTATACCAAAAAAAGACTTATAAACTTTTTTGAGACTTGTAATGCTGCAACACTAAACACAGAATAAAAATTTTGATCGTTAGTTTTAGACCATCACCACACTGTTTTTAGACTCAATTTCCACCTATAATTCTTTAAGATTTGTACTTCAAAAGCagttttgaaatgtttataaAAGATCAATGATATTAATATCACTTTTGAAAGCATACAAATACTTATAAAACAAACCGTACTTTTAAAACAAACTACAAAtgttaagagtattttttatatGTAATTTAGTCTTCAAATAATTCTCAAACTCAAAGGGTTAACCAAACTCTGTTTTATTTGTTCTGTTCCATTGATGAATGAGAGGTTTTGGTTAGCAAAAACTTCTATAAGTTTAAAAATAGACATTGAAcaaaaaagcaataaaaataataataaccaaAGCATCAAAATCCTCAATCCATTCGTTCATTCATCTCCACAAACACATAACAAATCCGCTAAAACAGAGCAATGGTAACCTAAAAAAAACCCCAAAACCCTTCAATCTTCTCTTAATTTGACCTTTGGTCCAAATTTGAGGTAAAGTCAAAAagaacaaacaaagaaaaaaacacaacaaacaaacaacagcctctctttttccattttcctcTCATTTTTGTTTAACAAAGCTATGCCCATCAAACAGTCAACGCCTTTCAACTTCAATTTCCAATAtatcccttttcttttttaaccaTTCTCATGGAAGCTCCTCCAAAACCCAAATATGTTATGCTTTCCGACAACCACCACCAAGCCAGCCTCCGCCCTCCGCCCTATCGCCGCAACGTCCCCCGTTACCATTCCAAAGCCCACGGTGGCGGTGGCGGCATTGGTTGttgtttaaaatgtatttgttgCTGTTACTGTTtcctcttcttcatcatctttgcTCTGTTCGGCCTCGGCTATTTCTTTTTCTACTATTTTAACCCCCAAATCCCTTCTTACAAGGTCACTAATTTCCGTGTCCATGCTTTCAATGTCAAATCCGATTTCAGTCTCTACACTGAATTCATCGTCATCGTTAAAGCCGATAACCCAAATGAAAACATCGATTTCATCTATGGCAGAGACAGCTCTGTTTCTGTAATGTACTCTGAATCGGAGCTCTGCGCCGGAAAGATTCCGGATTTCCGGCAGCCGGCGAAGAATGTGACGGACATAAGCATTATGCTGAGTGGGAATAGTGAATTTGGAAGTGGGCTTCAAGAAGCGCTGATGCAGAACAGACATAGTGGGAAAATTCCTCTGCTTGTGGAAGTGAAAGTGCCGGTGACGGTGGTGGTTGGGAGCTTGTCGTTGAAGAAAGTTTATGTGTTTGTTAATTGTTCATTGGTGGTTGATAATTTGTCACCAAATAAGAAAGTTGGGATTTTGTCGAGTAATTATACGTACGGTGCTTCCTTGTGAATTCTAAAGCTTTGGGCATAATTTTGTtgctcttcattttttttttttttcgcctTTTAATGGGAGTTTCATTTTTACTCTTTCAATGTTCttattaacctttttttttcctttttaaccctttttatgtaattatattgtgtttctttaCTTGCTTGTGATAGATTTGTGTGAAAATAGgtgattaagattttttttctttttctttttctttgttcaGAAGTGGAATATTCATGTTTTTCTTGAGAATATGTGGGATTGATTAATTGAATCCAGACTCGATGTTTATAATATAAGTTTGGATTtgtttataattcttttaatttgaagttttgatCGATTCAAATGATGGATTCATCAAATTATT comes from the Benincasa hispida cultivar B227 chromosome 5, ASM972705v1, whole genome shotgun sequence genome and includes:
- the LOC120078617 gene encoding NDR1/HIN1-like protein 6, producing the protein MEAPPKPKYVMLSDNHHQASLRPPPYRRNVPRYHSKAHGGGGGIGCCLKCICCCYCFLFFIIFALFGLGYFFFYYFNPQIPSYKVTNFRVHAFNVKSDFSLYTEFIVIVKADNPNENIDFIYGRDSSVSVMYSESELCAGKIPDFRQPAKNVTDISIMLSGNSEFGSGLQEALMQNRHSGKIPLLVEVKVPVTVVVGSLSLKKVYVFVNCSLVVDNLSPNKKVGILSSNYTYGASL